The window AAATCTATTTTTGAAATACCTGCCTCTTTAGGCATACCGTTGTATATTGCATTGACTATGTTTAATCTGATTGACACAGATTCCACCAGACCTAGAAGTAGTTACTTACACGTATGATTGGTAATTTTTAATATTTAAATTCTTGTTATATAAGACTGTGGAAATCAAGGAACATATCATTAATTTACCTAAACATATCTACACTGGATACGGCATTTTAGACAATTTTAGAAATTACTTACAGACATTAAATTTACCTCAACCCTTTCTTGTGATTACAGGACCTGTAATACACCAAGAGATATTTTCAAAGAGAATAGAAGAGCATATCAAGGATTTCAAATATGAAGTAATAATAATAAACAAATCTGATTTATCTGAAGCGGAAAAAGTTGAGGATATTGCAAGACAAAAAGGCATAAAAACCATATTAGGAGTGGGAGGAGGTACAGTAATTGATATTGCGAAGTTTACAGCATATAAGATAGATAGAGAATTTATTAGCATTCCTACTTCGCCATCTCACGATGGTATTACATCACCCTTTGCTGCAATAAAAGGGCTTGGGAAACCTATCTCGATTAAAGCAAAGGAACCTCTAGCTATAATCTCTGATGTGGAGATCTTAGCCTCAGCCCCAAGAAGATTAATAAACGCAGGCATAGGTGATACGTTAGGTAAGATCACTGCAGTTAGGGATTGGAGATTGGCTCATAAGTTGAGGGGTGAATATTATGGAGACTATACTGCCTCTCTGGCTTTAATGTCGGCAAGGCATGCATTATCATGTACTAAGATTATTAATAAGGATATAAGGGCAGGGGTAAGGATCTTAACAGAAGCATTAATTAGTAGTGGAGTTGCAATGGGTATGGCTGGTAGCACTAGACCAGCTAGTGGGTCTGAGCACCTTTTTGCTCATGCAATCGAATTGCTTTATCCTAATATTGGTCTTCATGGGGAATTGGTGGCTCTAGGAACTATTATGATGGCATATATACATGGAATAAATTGGAGGAGAATTAGAAGAGCTATGAAAAAAATTGGTCTACCGGTAACGTCAAAACAGATAGGAATACCGGATGAAGGAATAGTAAAAGCATTAACAATTGCACATAGTATAAGACCTGAGAGATATACAATTTTAGGTGACAGAGGTTTAACGTGGGAGTCTGCAGAGAAAATAGCCAGAGAGACGGGAGTTATAAGTTAACTAAAAGTATCTTTTTGGAAATTCTCAATAAAGGATACTACAGACTCTGGTAACACATAGGTTATGATATCCCTCGCTAGCATGTAAATAACTAATTGAAAATCTTCAACCTTATAATAGTCCTTAGGGACAGTAATTTTCAAATTCTTTTTATCCTCTCCCAATTCTATACCGAACTTATCCGCATTGTTTTTCCCAAGCCACTTCTCTAAAACAGCCTTAACCTTGTCCTTCTCGTCTTGCAAAACCTTAACTACTTTAACCTTATAGACGACTGTTTTGTCTGCCAACGGATGATTGAAGTCTAAAACTACCCTTCCCCCTGTGACACTTTTCACTGTCGCAACAGAACCGTCTGTAAATCTTACCATCATATTTGGATAGGGGTTTACTCCCCTCTTCTTAAGATCGCCTAGGGATACAATTCTTACCTTAGTAGGATCTTTCTTTCCATATGCTTTTTCTGGTGGTATTTCAACCTCCTTTTCTTCTCCTGCATTCATTTGATATATAGCCTCTTCCAATCCAGAAATTAATGAATGTTCGCCTAGTATCACAAGTTTTGGTTCGTACTTTACATTGTTACTATAAATGTTAGCCTTCTTAGCTTCCTCTTCTATTGTAGTATCGAAAATCTCTCCGGTATCTTTTACCTTAGCAACATAATCAATATAGACAAAATCTTTATCCTTAAACATTTGTATCTCAAAATTCATAGCAGTAACAGTTTTTAAAGCTATACCTATACTGAGGATAAAGTTAAAAATCACTGAGTAACTTAGATTATGAACAAGAATGAAAGGAACGCCGTCATTTGGTAAGATGAATAAAACACCAACTCATGTAAGATGTAGACGTTGTGGAAGAAATAGCTTTAATGCCAGAAAAGGTTATTGTGCGGCTTGTGGATTTGGAAGAAGTAAGAAAATAAGAAGGTACAGTTGGCAGAACAAAAAAGTAAATGGAGTGAGATTAGTATAATGTTCGAATGGACTTGGCATCTAGAATGGCAGACGCCACAAGAATTTCATGCACATGCAATTAAGAGGATATTAATAGAGGAGAGAAGTGAATTTCAGCGAGTCATATTAGCTGAACTGTTTAGATTTGGAAAAGCACTAATTATAGATGGTAAGATTCAATCCACATTAGCTGATGAGTTCATATATCATGAATCGTTAGTTCATCCTCTTCTTATATCCCTAGAAGATCCTGAAAATATTCTTATACTAGGTGGCGGAGAGGGAGCCACACTTAGGGAAGCACTTAGATACAAAAGTGTGAGAAAAGTTACAATGGTAGATATAGATCCCGTTGTGATAAAATTTGCAAAGCAAAACCTACAAGAATGGCATATGGGAAGCTTTGATGATAGTAGAACTAATCTGGTAATAGGAGACGGATATAAATTTGTTAAGGAAACTAATGAAAGATATAATGCGATTATACTAGATTTGACAGACCCTATACAGGATTCACCTTCACAATTACTCTATACAAGCGAATTTTACAGAGATTTGAAGAGTATAATTAGCCCCAACGGTGGTCTAGTAACACAAGCTACCTCTCCATCCTTTAGTTTAGACACCTTTTCCATTATATATAGTACACTAAAAACTGTATTCAAAAATGTGAGTGCAGGTATAACTTATGTACCCTCTTTTGACGGACTATGGGGATTTATATATGCTTCTGATGTGACAAATCCAGCTCATCTAAATAGGAACCAGATAAATGACAGAATTAAAGAGAGAGTTACAGGTTCTTTACGTTTCTACGACGGAGAAACACATGAAATGTTATTTAGAGTACCTAAGTATATAAGAGAAAAAATAGAAAACGAAAAAAGAGTTTCAACTCGTGAGAATCCAGTAGCTACACCAGCATAAGTTTATTTTTAGTTTCAACGTATAGGTAAATAGTGCCGGGGTGCCCGAGCGGACTAAGGGGGTAGGCTCGAGACCATTTCCAGCGTTAAGGCGGGCGACCTACTGCCTCTCCGAGGCACGCGGGTTCAAATCCCGCCCCCGGCGTTAGTTTAAAATTCTCCAATTTATATCATATATTGATTGCGGGGGTGCCCGAGCAAGGTCAAAGGGGTCGGGCTCAGGACCATATGGTGAGACCCCCGATGGTGTAGGCCTGCGTGGGTTCAAATCCCACCCCCCGCAATTTTAGATATGACATGTTTCATAATCTATTTTGTTCAGATTTTCTATACATAGCTCAAGATATAATATGCCTCTAATTAAATGTTGATGAGAATAACAAGGGTGTGTAGATTAGGACTTCATATTAATTTGATGAAGCTCCTATGAATGTCTCAGATAAACAAACTTTTTTACATATTATTTCATTAAGCCTTTATGAACTATAGAGTTAAAGACCTAAGTTTAGCTGAGCAGGGAAGAAAGCAGATAGAATGGGCTGAATTGCATATGCCAGCCCTAATGGAAATTAGAAAAAGATTCAAAGCTGAAAAGCCCCTAGATGGAATAAGAATAGGTGCGGTGCTTCATGTAACCAAAGAGACAGCAGTATTAGTTGAAACACTTAAAGCTGGAGGCGCTGAAATAGCTCTAGCTGGTAGTAATCCATTGTCTACACAAGACGATGTAGCTGCAGGATTAGCTAAGAACGGAATTCATGTTTACGCATGGAGAGGGGAGACAGAAAAGGATTATTATGATAACATAAGAGAGATCTTGAAATATGAACCACATGTTATTATGGATGACGGAGGAGATCTTCATGCATATGTTCATGAGAATAATTTAACGTCTAAAATTGTTGGAGGTACTGAAGAGACAACCACAGGAGTAATTAGACTAAAAGCAATGGAAGAAGAAAAGGTTTTAAAATACGCTGTTATTGCAGTAAACAACGCTTTTACAAAATATCTTTTTGATAATAGAATAGGAACAGGACAAAGTACTATCGATGGAATCCTACGAGCTACAAATATTCTGATTGCCGGAAAAGTTGCAGTAGTGATAGGTTATGGATGGGTGGGAAGAGGTATAGCAAGCAGATTTAAGGGAATGGGTGCTAGAGTAATTGTAGTAGAATCATCTCCATTTAGAGCGTTGGAGGCGTTAATGGACGGATTTGACGTAATGACCATGAATAAAGCTTCTGAAATCGGAGATATATTTGTAACAGCAACTGGTAACCTCAATGTAGTTAGTAGAGATCATATACTAAGAATGAAGGATGGTGCAATTCTAGCAAATTCTGGACACTTTAACGTTGAGATTGATATTAAAGGATTGAAAGAGATTAGCGTGGAAACTAGAGAAGTTAGACAAAACTTAGAAGAATATAAACTTAGAAATGGAAAAAGAATATACTTACTTGCAGATGGTAGACTTGTAAATCTTGTGGCAGCAGAAGGACATCCTAGTGAGGTCATGGATTTGAGTTTCTGTAACCAGGCTTTGTCAGTAGAGCATTTAGTTAAAAATAAGGGAAGATTAGAAAATAAGGTCTACAACGTTCCCATAGAGATAGATGAACAAGTAGCCAGACTAAAACTTAAAGCGTTAGGAATAGAGATAGAAGAACTAACTACGGAGCAAAAAGAGTATATAAAACAATGGAAGTATGGAACATAATTTTTTCATTTTAATTCTAAATTAACTCTACTTAAAATAGATAAAATTTATCTATTACAAAAACTTTAAGAGTAACTATAATCCTTCATACTCTAGACATAGCTGTGGCTGAAGATAGAGTAAACATTAGTTCGAAAATTCTTTCTTCAATAACTAAAACAATAATATTTGTTATTATATTTGTTATAATAGAAGCTATTGTGAATAATTTTCTTCCATCTTTACTTAGTCAAATAAGTCTAAATTTTCCTCCATTAGTCCAAGGCTATGTAAATATTAAACCGTATTTACCTTACATAAATATACTATTGAGTTTATTATTTGGTTATCTGATAATCACTGAGATCTCTAACGTAATATACTGGAATCTAAGAATAAAATACGATCATCCAGTTGCGCATAGTGTAAGAAACGTTATAAGAATTTTAGGAGTAGGAGTTTTAGGTGCAACTATTGCAGGAGGAGTTGCAGGAGTCGCCCTTGGGGGATTTATTGGAGTAGTAATAGGATTTGCAACACAATAAGTATTAGGACAAGCGGTAGCAGGACTATTTGTCTTAATAGCTAGACCATTTAAGATCGGTGACCAGGTAAACGTTGGAGGCGACATTGGAGTTGTTGAGGATATTACAACGCTCTTTACCATAATTAATAAGGGTGACCAACTAGTACTAATCCCTAACAATACGCTTATAGGAAGTAAAATATATGTGATAAAGAATAATACTCAAAAGAAGTAACTCGTAGTAAATGAATGTTTTTATGCGTATAAGCTATAATTTAACTTTCCAATTCCTTTCTAGGGAAAATATCATAACCTTATCACGGCATAACTTTTTAAAAGGTAACTATTTTATTATGTTATAGTGGGCCCGTAGCTTAGCCCGGTAGAGCGCCCGGCTCATAAACTATATACGTGGAGAGACCGGGTGGTCCGGGGTTCAAGTCCCCGCGGGCCCATGGTCTCCGCTAAAGATTCTTCAAATTACCAGATTTTAACCCTTAAAGTTTTAGATACATAGAGCGTCATACGTAAGTGGGAAAAATATTTTATAAAATATTAAAATATTCAACTTTTTTGAGCTTGCCATGAGATCTGTAATAAAACTAAACTTAAGGATAGTAAAAAATAGTGCATAGTCTAGGAGTGATTGTGCAGGATATTCTAAGTACAGAAAAGAATTAGGAGGAGGAAGCAATTTGTAGGAAAGGATACACGAGAAGACTACTTGGTAAGCAAAAGCTAGAACAAGTATCGATTTAGCCTTATTCTTTAGTACCTCAGCTATAAAAGGAGAAATTATCGCCCAAGTGTTACACTTACCATCGAGAACAAGAACGCGTACTCCGCATTGTTTAAATAATATTCGAAGTACGCAAGTTAAGTAAAAGTATTGACTATTGCATTTACAAGAAGAAGTAAAAAATAGGAAATTAGAGATTGTCTTTTTATTAAATCTTTCATTCTTATTACTCTAAACTTTTCTTTACTGAATAACATAAGTTACTTTTTGGAACATGATCGCACTCTATATTTTCTGGTGCACATTCATTTTACCTACCTCATCGTTTATCACTTGATTTAGGTACCATTTTATATAACCTAAGAGCTCCATTTAGATACTTAGGGTCTCCCGTAACTGCAAATATCACACCTTTTTAGGATATACTAATACTGCTACCATATGTAGAATGCCAAGATTTTCAGATATATAAGGTCTTCCGTTAACGACTTTGAACAATAGAACCGAATACTTATCATCTACTTCTAAACACGAATTGGTAACCATAATACGAGGCGTCAGAATAGCGAAAAATAAGACGCGTTGTAAATACGATGACTATATTATACGCGAGAGGAAAGGGCGGATTATGTATATAAGATAGAGAATGTAAACTGTGAGATAAGGGAAACTTACGTTGGTTCCTTAATTGACGTAGTTGAGACTTACCTAAAATTGAAAAATAGCAACGGGGGTGTGAAGGTGTCCCCCATATGGGCCCGCTGGGACTTGAACCCAGGATTTCTGCCGCGTCAGGGCAGCGTCCTAACCAGGCTAGACGACGGGCCCTCTCTAATAGTTTAATCTTTACCCGTTTTTAAACTCTTCGTGTAAAATACATGAATGAATAACGGCTATAGATGCAATTGGGGAAATCTCCACATCTATATTTCTAAGTTTATAATTTTCACCCAGACTTAGGTCTATCTTAGAGAAACCATTTTCTATACCAGAAAATACTAACATAATCTTATTTTTGTCATTAAAAACCTGAGGCTCTAAAATTTTTTGAGCCTGGCTGGTTAGAAGAACAACTAGATCTGGTGATAAAAGTTCTATTGCGTCTTTTAAATCTGGTAATGATATAAACGTTTTACCTAATTTGAAGGCCAACTTATTGACTTCAGGTACACCTACATTTGAGGCTACTCCACCTACTTTAGTTGCAACTAAATAGTTTATATTTAAACTAAATACTAGCTTAGCAAAGTCGATTAGCTTTTGTGCACTCGTAACATTATGTAAAACTGGGATCAACTTAGGCATATAATATACCCATTATTTCTCGGGCAATTGTGGTAGAAAAGACTACTGGAACTGATTCGCCTACCTGATTATATTGTTCGTCTCTATTACCTACAAATACATGGTCATCAGGATAGCTCATTAACCTTGCTTGTTCTCTGACAGTAAGGAACCTATTTTCAAATGGATGAATGAACCTAGAATTTCCCATCACCGTGGGAGCTATTCTATACGGATTTAGTCTTATATATAACGGTATATTCCTGCCTGAGGAACCTTTAAACATACTTAAATAGTCTCCAAAATCTAGCCTAGCAAACTTTCTTATTTTCTCCTCGCTAACTTCAGTTATTTCATGGTTAGGCAAAAGATTTGGTTTTTCAGCTAGATCCCCTATAGCGTTCCATACTGTGTTTAGCCTAGCACTCTTTTGCTGTTTAAACTTAACATTAGATACAAAAACTCTAGTTCGCCTAGATGGATTTCCTAAATCTTCTGCTCGCAGTATGTTAAAATAAACTTTAGGGTAACCTATTCTTAAAAACTCTCCCTCAATTGAAGACCTGATAACATCAATGTTTGCAATAGATGGAACATTTTCCATTACGAAAATTTTAGGTTTCAACTCCCCTACTATTCTTATAAATTCTAATGTTAGCTGACCTCTCTCATCCACAAAGAGTCTCTCTAATGGATCAGACCTTCTTGATGGGTTTGCCCCTGTAAATGGCTCACAGGGAGGGCTACCAATTATTATATCTGGTTCCCCTCCTATTAGATACTTAATATCTCGACCTATTATACTTCTTATATCATCCTCTATAACTATCGTATTTGGAAAATTAATTGAATAAGTTCTTGCTGCTGCATGATTTATATCTACTGATAACTTTATTTCAAAAGGTTCACGGTTAAATCCTAAAGAAAAACCTCCAGCCCCACTAAATAAATCAATAACTTTTACTGGACTCACGTCTAATCTCTTTGTTTATTTCCTCCTCTATCTGTTTAATTTTTTGCTCAAGAAAGCTCCTAGCTTTCTCAGAATCGTACTGTGATAAAGAAGTTCCACACTTCAGGCACTTGAATTCATTTTCTATTGCTTCATCGAAAGAATATTTTATGTTATCCTGTGGACAGAAATAAAATAGTCCATCCTTCTCTTGCTCATATCTATTTCTAAGTTTCTCTAAAATAAGCCTCTTCCTGGACAGAAGAATTTCATTTATCTGATTTACGTTTACCTTCCAGTAATATATGTATAGGTTTGAGTCTTTATCTTTGGTCTTACGATAAGTGACTAAACCATGGTCAGATAATAAATAAAGATATTTTCTTACTTCATTAGGTTTTGTGTTCAACTCCTTAGCGATCTCCTCATCAGTTATTTCTGATTTCTTTCCGATTAAGTATTTAAGTAAGCCTAAAGCTTCATCCCCAACTAGCTCTTTAGCCAAATTAAGCACTATATTTTCTATATCACTTGTCAGTTTTCACCACCCGTTTCCCCTTTAGTTGAGGAATAATGTAGAATTTGGCATCACTAAAATGTATATATAGTTCTTCACCCTTATAAATCCTGTCTAGAAAGATAGCTAGTGCTGAAACCTCAGAGTGTGGCTGATTTCCTATACCTATATTATAATCTGAGTTGTAATAATACCATCCCTCCACCTTTTCTGAACCTATGACAACTAGAAGTGGTAACGTAAAATTCTTACTAGCCTTAGTTATCTCATCTATCATATCATCTATCATTTTACCATACATAGTTAGATGAACTACTAAACCTCCTTTCTCCCTCCAAGACTTAACTATTTTTTTAGGATTATCCACGAACTCTACCTTAAAATAAGATTTACCTCCCCATACTTCCAGTACTCTATCGACCTTACTTTTGAGATTAATATCCTTTACGTCTATAAATATGCCTTTAGCTCCAAAGGCTCTCGCTACCAAAGTAACATGGGTGGTTATTCTCTTATCTCTCTCTGGTCTATGTCCTAGTCTTAAAATATAGATATCTTTTATTTGAGGACTAGTTCTAATAGTCTATCCCTAACAGTATTTATATTATAACCTTTTAACGCTGAAATTGGAATAATATCATAAATAGGTGTATATAAATCTTTGGCTATTTTCCACGTAATATCAATTTTTTGATTAATATAACTATTATTGACAAGATCAGCTTTATTTAATACGATAATCATGGGCTTACCAGATATTCCTATGTCTCTAAGTATCTTAAATGAACTTAATATCATGTCTATGAATAAAGTATCCTCCACAGAGGAGTCCACAACCAAGAGTAAGGAATCCGCATATTTTGCTTCTGATAAAGTAACGTAAAAAGCCTCAATTATTTGAGGAGGAATTCCTCTTATAAAACCCACAGTATCAACAAGAAGTAGTTTATCACCATTTACTGAGATTCCGTACCTTTTTGGTAGCGTTGTTGTAAACATTGATGAATC is drawn from Sulfolobus acidocaldarius SUSAZ and contains these coding sequences:
- the egsA gene encoding glycerol-1-phosphate dehydrogenase (enantiomeric glycerophosphate synthase; catalyzes the production of glycerone phosphate from sn-glycerol-1-phosphate; important for the production of archaeal stereospecific glycerophosphate backbone of phospholipids), with the translated sequence MEIKEHIINLPKHIYTGYGILDNFRNYLQTLNLPQPFLVITGPVIHQEIFSKRIEEHIKDFKYEVIIINKSDLSEAEKVEDIARQKGIKTILGVGGGTVIDIAKFTAYKIDREFISIPTSPSHDGITSPFAAIKGLGKPISIKAKEPLAIISDVEILASAPRRLINAGIGDTLGKITAVRDWRLAHKLRGEYYGDYTASLALMSARHALSCTKIINKDIRAGVRILTEALISSGVAMGMAGSTRPASGSEHLFAHAIELLYPNIGLHGELVALGTIMMAYIHGINWRRIRRAMKKIGLPVTSKQIGIPDEGIVKALTIAHSIRPERYTILGDRGLTWESAEKIARETGVIS
- a CDS encoding exonuclease: MPKLIPVLHNVTSAQKLIDFAKLVFSLNINYLVATKVGGVASNVGVPEVNKLAFKLGKTFISLPDLKDAIELLSPDLVVLLTSQAQKILEPQVFNDKNKIMLVFSGIENGFSKIDLSLGENYKLRNIDVEISPIASIAVIHSCILHEEFKNG
- a CDS encoding spermidine synthase; translated protein: MFEWTWHLEWQTPQEFHAHAIKRILIEERSEFQRVILAELFRFGKALIIDGKIQSTLADEFIYHESLVHPLLISLEDPENILILGGGEGATLREALRYKSVRKVTMVDIDPVVIKFAKQNLQEWHMGSFDDSRTNLVIGDGYKFVKETNERYNAIILDLTDPIQDSPSQLLYTSEFYRDLKSIISPNGGLVTQATSPSFSLDTFSIIYSTLKTVFKNVSAGITYVPSFDGLWGFIYASDVTNPAHLNRNQINDRIKERVTGSLRFYDGETHEMLFRVPKYIREKIENEKRVSTRENPVATPA
- a CDS encoding S-adenosyl-L-homocysteine hydrolase — its product is MNYRVKDLSLAEQGRKQIEWAELHMPALMEIRKRFKAEKPLDGIRIGAVLHVTKETAVLVETLKAGGAEIALAGSNPLSTQDDVAAGLAKNGIHVYAWRGETEKDYYDNIREILKYEPHVIMDDGGDLHAYVHENNLTSKIVGGTEETTTGVIRLKAMEEEKVLKYAVIAVNNAFTKYLFDNRIGTGQSTIDGILRATNILIAGKVAVVIGYGWVGRGIASRFKGMGARVIVVESSPFRALEALMDGFDVMTMNKASEIGDIFVTATGNLNVVSRDHILRMKDGAILANSGHFNVEIDIKGLKEISVETREVRQNLEEYKLRNGKRIYLLADGRLVNLVAAEGHPSEVMDLSFCNQALSVEHLVKNKGRLENKVYNVPIEIDEQVARLKLKALGIEIEELTTEQKEYIKQWKYGT
- a CDS encoding transcription factor → MTSDIENIVLNLAKELVGDEALGLLKYLIGKKSEITDEEIAKELNTKPNEVRKYLYLLSDHGLVTYRKTKDKDSNLYIYYWKVNVNQINEILLSRKRLILEKLRNRYEQEKDGLFYFCPQDNIKYSFDEAIENEFKCLKCGTSLSQYDSEKARSFLEQKIKQIEEEINKEIRRESSKSY
- a CDS encoding tRNA methyltransferase (catalyzes the S-adenosyl-methionine-dependent 2'-O-ribose methylation of C56 in tRNA transcripts), yielding MYILRLGHRPERDKRITTHVTLVARAFGAKGIFIDVKDINLKSKVDRVLEVWGGKSYFKVEFVDNPKKIVKSWREKGGLVVHLTMYGKMIDDMIDEITKASKNFTLPLLVVIGSEKVEGWYYYNSDYNIGIGNQPHSEVSALAIFLDRIYKGEELYIHFSDAKFYIIPQLKGKRVVKTDK
- a CDS encoding peptidylprolyl isomerase — translated: MFKDKDFVYIDYVAKVKDTGEIFDTTIEEEAKKANIYSNNVKYEPKLVILGEHSLISGLEEAIYQMNAGEEKEVEIPPEKAYGKKDPTKVRIVSLGDLKKRGVNPYPNMMVRFTDGSVATVKSVTGGRVVLDFNHPLADKTVVYKVKVVKVLQDEKDKVKAVLEKWLGKNNADKFGIELGEDKKNLKITVPKDYYKVEDFQLVIYMLARDIITYVLPESVVSFIENFQKDTFS
- a CDS encoding modification methylase, whose protein sequence is MSPVKVIDLFSGAGGFSLGFNREPFEIKLSVDINHAAARTYSINFPNTIVIEDDIRSIIGRDIKYLIGGEPDIIIGSPPCEPFTGANPSRRSDPLERLFVDERGQLTLEFIRIVGELKPKIFVMENVPSIANIDVIRSSIEGEFLRIGYPKVYFNILRAEDLGNPSRRTRVFVSNVKFKQQKSARLNTVWNAIGDLAEKPNLLPNHEITEVSEEKIRKFARLDFGDYLSMFKGSSGRNIPLYIRLNPYRIAPTVMGNSRFIHPFENRFLTVREQARLMSYPDDHVFVGNRDEQYNQVGESVPVVFSTTIAREIMGILYA
- the rpl37e gene encoding 50S ribosomal protein L37 (contains a zinc finger motif) — translated: MKGTPSFGKMNKTPTHVRCRRCGRNSFNARKGYCAACGFGRSKKIRRYSWQNKKVNGVRLV